One Brassica napus cultivar Da-Ae chromosome A5, Da-Ae, whole genome shotgun sequence DNA window includes the following coding sequences:
- the LOC125608663 gene encoding uncharacterized protein LOC125608663 has protein sequence MGDPLPLRLALPELRYPIGSEPEKTISINQHSIVAYIKTVKEILGNDEFNRIRGTFLGPVIKLGERSLKLSAKIVHAVLTKSIKTVKRHEAWFHFGAQPMRFSIREFHMVTGLKCSGEAREPREGTEKFKWDFLKGRTHTVKDVEKQLRNTREDASDERFCLAMLLLIESILLQKSLLDGGTTFTLDYVKIAQDMDVLMTYPWGRTAYNLLLKSLQRAVDKSLDKNNYDLQGFPMAFLIWILESVPLLQYAFSQVVPILSVQPSTPIFLCEKYLQIASPQLIDVLLIEIKDHLKVTCILPPISNDPEDDVCMEDEANKDLDDMADLSKRGYKFKIRDWRNMSVDLYGANEEIRRASLLFGNGGMSQASTSYQEESLESKINRISEMVGDNLRIMNDRLCLIEKDRKQIKERVTNLEKLQRVTSYETPNNEACLPNFCCTCTD, from the exons atgggAGATCCATTACCATTAAGACTAGCACTGCCTGAGCTGAGGTATCCGATTGGATCAGAGCCAGAGAAGACGATATCGATAAACCAACACTCGATAGTTGCTTATATCAAAACTGTTAAGGAAATTCTAGGAAATGATGAGTTCAACAGAATAAGAGGGACGTTTTTGGGACCGGTGATCAAGCTTGGAGAGAGGTCTTTGAAATTATCAGCTAAGATAGTGCACGCAGTTCTCACCAAAAGCATCAAGACAGTGAAGAGACACGAAGCATGGTTCCATTTTGGTGCTCAGCCAATGAGGTTCTCTATAAGAGAATTCCACATGGTGACTGGTTTGAAATGTAGTGGTGAAGCAAGAGAACCACGAGAGGGAACCGAGAAATTTAAGTGGGACTTCCTAAAAGGGCGTACTCATACAGTAAAGGACGTGGAGAAGCAGCtcagaaacacaagagaagatgcTTCTGATGAGAGATTCTGCCTTGCAATGCTCCTCCTGATTGAGAGCATACTACTACAGAAGAGCCTTCTCGACGGTGGCACAACTTTTACTTTGGATTATGTGAAAATAGCGCAGGATATGGATGTCTTGATGACATACCCATGGGGGAGAACAGCTTATAATTTGCTGTTAAAATCACTTCAGAGAGCTGTCGACAAAAGCCTCgacaaaaacaattatgattTGCAAGGGTTCCCTATGGCATTTCTTATATGGATACTTGAGTCAGTACCTTTGCTACAGTATGCATTCAGTCAAGTTGTTCCTATTCTGAGCGTTCAACCGTCTACCCCAATATTTTTGTGTGAGAAGTACCTTCAAATAGCTTCTCCACAGCTGATAGATGTTCTCCTAATTGAAATCAAAGATCAT CTTAAGGTCACATGCATCCTACCTCCTATTTCTAATGATCCAGAAGATGATGTTTGCATGGAAGACGAAGCTAATAAAGATCTGGATGACATGGCCGATTTATCCAAGAGAggttataagtttaaaattagaGATTGGCGAAACATGTCAGTAGACCTATACGGTGCTAATGAAGAAATAAGAAGAGCATCTTTACTGTTTGGGAATGGAGGGATGAGTCAAGCTTCTACTTCGTATCAGGAGGAGTCTTTGGAATCAAAGATCAACAGAATCAGCGAGATGGTGGGAGATAATTTAAGGATCATGAACGATCGTTTGTGTTTGATTGAAAAAGACAGGAAACAGATTAAAGAACGTGTGACAAACCTAGAGAAACTACAAAGAGTTACTTCAtatgaaactccaaacaatgag GCTTGCCTTCCTAATTTTTGTTGTACTTGCACAGACTGA
- the LOC125608809 gene encoding uncharacterized protein LOC125608809: MNEITKETPGSPIAQQNIETPVLTPIQTQQETHELMNEIISPNISDTQPNTRARRNLLTEQNKDVESRVQNPFEIGANVEISSQDDNTCHKWYPGNVLATYLVDGVEMVKVEYFVPSLDEKKRKRSVETRVSIDRIRPQPPPERSGAKKSYELMQDVEAFDNGAWCAGKVKVILFDGSCFVSLNNSKEQIYFHHSEMRKPRKWVDGVWEMTKKMEEEQTQSVNPSEGDGDKKGKAKAVACKKNEAAGPSEDGVGKMAKEMEVKQGKSVKPSQDDHAKKGKPHVGKKKKANAQPVDLLPFLQREEKRPIRPRNPPIPVTPEVILPIDPFVTPEFPRFSRLAHWMDLRGIYRVPFYINGKEIEKEFFQKMDDAENNLNKEHINVAFEMLNCKRVEQGAWFRNNNLPAACFVPVKFLEVVGYAYESVRKPHKKKKSYWRAV; encoded by the exons ATGAATGAGATCACGAAAGAGACACCTGGTTCTCCAATAGCTCAACAGAATATTGAGACTCCAGTCCTTACTCCAATTCAGACGCAGCAG GAGACTCACGAGCTTATGAATGAGATCATTTCACCAAACATTTCCGACACACAGCCAAATACCCGAGCTCGCAGAAATCTTTTAACAGAGCAAAATAAG GATGTAGAAAGCAGAGTTCAAAATCCCTTTGAGATCGGAGCAAATGTGGAGATTTCATCACAAGATGACAATACTTGTCATAAATGGTATCCAGGAAATGTGTTGGCAACATATTTGGTTGATGGGGTTGAGATGGTGAAAGTTGAGTACTTCGTCCCGTCTCTGGacgaaaagaagaggaaaaggagtgTTGAGACACGTGTATCAATTGACAGAATACGTCCTCAACCACCACCTGAGAGATCTGGAGCGAAGAAAAGTTATGAGCTAATGCAGGACGTGGAGGCGTTCGACAATGGTGCCTGGTGCGCTGGAAAAGTTAAAGTCATTTTGTTTGATGGCTCGTGTTTTGTCTCTTTGAACAATTCTAAAGAACAAATTTACTTCCACCATTCTGAGATgcgaaaaccaagaaaatgggtagatggtgtttgggagatgacaaaaaag ATGGAAGAAGAGCAGACGCAGAGTGTGAATCCAagtgaaggagatggtgataaaaag GGGAAGGCGAAGGCTGTCGCTTGTAAGAAAAATGAAGCAGCTGGTCCATCAGAAGATGGTGTTGGGAAAATGGCAAAAGag ATGGAAGTAAAGCAGGGTAAGAGTGTGAAACCAAGTCAAGACGATCATGCAAAAAag ggGAAGCCACATGttggtaagaagaagaaagcaaatgCTCAGCCAGTAGATTTGCTTCCTTTTCTACAGCGAGAAGAGAAGAGGCCAATACGACCTAGAAACCCTCCTATACCTGTAACACCTGAGGTAATCCTTCCAATTGATCCATTTGTGACACCTGAATTTCCTCGGTTTTCAAGGCTTGCACACTGGATGGATCTACGGGGCATATATCGTGT ACCGTTTTATATCAAtggaaaagaaattgaaaaagagttctttcaaaaaatggacgatgcagaaaacAATCTCAACAAAGAG CACATAAATGTTGCATTTGAAATGCTAAATTGTAAGAGGGTTGAGCAAGGTGCTTGGTTCCGCAACAACAATCTTCCAGCAGCATGCTTTGTACCAGTCAAATTcttagaagtggttgggtacgcTTATGAATCTGTCAGGAAgccacataagaaaaaaaaaagttattggaGGGCTGTGTAG
- the LOC106392879 gene encoding uncharacterized protein LOC106392879: MLRMKKWALEWKFEYKTVSSNKSRVLLSCVDENCTWRMRAIKLPVSDFFVVKKYVHEHTCDTTHRKANHRQASAKLLGSLISSNYGEKKEGLKPKQIIEQVRMLHGVHINYKQAWRVREEAQILVRGTPEDSYYNLSRWLYKITETNPGSLTYQHVDAAGKFKYAFVAFGPSIRGFSLMRRVIAVDGTFLKGKFNGTLLAACAQDGNYHLYPLAFAVVDAENGASWKWFFRGLSQKIPDASDLVFVSDRANSISSALEDVYPLSHHGICRIHLLRNITPTYAKTGLLPLVESAADAYTCHEFWLIFKDIKDKCPELAKYLEESDFRKWARSYAPANRYNIMTTNIAESLNSMLKMPRELPIISLLETIRLTMTTWFFERREAAAKHKHLVTPKVVQKLVSRLGAAMLLNVYQVDRSEFEVKNETMKFVVDLEKRHCTCNVFDIDKIPCIHAIAAAKHIKRDENRFVDASHLTETWAKAYAESIHPGGELSTSTYPENIDELSCPPPATKKKSGRPPTKRKRSVGEFGVPGSKSQSHKCSRCGTGGHNKITCQRPIG; the protein is encoded by the coding sequence atgttgaggatgaagaaatgggcTTTAGAGTGGAAGTTTGAGTACAAGACTGTCTCTTCTAACAAGTCAAGAGTGCTTTTGAGTTGTGTTGATGAAAATTGCACGTGGAGGATGCGTGCTATCAAGCTACctgtttcagattttttcgtTGTTAAAAAGTATGTTCATGAGCATACATGCGATACAACACACAGGAAAGCCAACCACAGACAAGCATCTGCAAAGTTGTTGGGTTCTTTGATTTCCAGCAATTATGGAGAAAAAAAGGAAGGTCTCAAACCGAAACAGATCATTGAACAGGTCAGGATGCTGCATGGTGTTCACATCAATTACAAACAAGCTTGGAGAGTGAGAGAAGAAGCTCAGATTTTGGTTAGAGGGACTCCTGAAGACAGCTATTACAATTTGTCTAGGTGGTTGTATAAAATCACAGAAACAAACCCTGGTTCCTTGACTTATCAACATGTTGATGCTGCAGGAAAGTTCAAGTATGCATTTGTGGCTTTTGGTCCATCGATAAGGGGATTTTCATTGATGAGGAGAGTTATTGCAGTAGATGGTACATTTCTGAAGGGAAAATTCAATGGGACTTTATTGGCAGCTTGTGCTCAAGATGGGAATTATCATCTATATCCTCTCGCCTTTGCAGTGGTTGACGCAGAAAACGGCGCCTCTTGGAAATGGTTCTTTAGAGGTTTGAGCCAGAAGATCCCGGACGCTTCGGATCTTGTTTTTGTATCAGACAGGGCTAACTCCATTTCTTCAGCGTTGGAGGATGTATATCCCTTATCTCACCATGGAATTTGCAGGATCCATCTGCTCCGCAACATCACTCCTACATATGCGAAGACTGGGTTGCTACCTCTGGTGGAAAGCGCTGCTGATGCCTATACGTGTCACGAGTTCTGGTTAATCTTCAAGGACATAAAGGATAAATGTCCTGAATTGGCTAAGTATCTGGAAGAGTCTGATTTTAGGAAGTGGGCACGAAGCTATGCGCCTGCGAACAGGTATAATATCATGACTACCAACATTGCAGAGTCTCTCAATTCTATGTTGAAGATGCCTCGTGAGTTGCCCATTATCTCTCTCCTTGAAACTATCAGATTGACGATGACCACTTGGTTTTTTGAGCGACGCGAAGCGGCTGCGAAACATAAGCACCTGGTTACTCCAAAAGTTGTTCAGAAATTGGTATCTAGGTTAGGGGCCGCAATGTTGTTGAATGTGTATCAAGTTGATCGAAGCGAGTTTGAGGTGAAGAATGAAACAATGAAGTTTGTTGTTGACTTGGAGAAGCGGCATTGCACATGTAATGTTTTCGACATTGACAAGATCCCCTGCATCCATGCCATCGCTGCTGCTAAGCATATCAAGAGAGATGAAAACCGTTTTGTTGATGCTTCTCACTTGACAGAAACGTGGGCTAAAGCTTATGCTGAAAGCATACATCCTGGTGGAGAGTTGTCAACGTCCACCTATCCAGAGAATATTGATGAACTGTCTTGCCCACCTCCagctaccaaaaagaaaagtggACGCCCTcctacaaagagaaagagatccgtTGGCGAGTTTGGGGTTCCTGGATCTAAATCTCAGTCCCACAAGTGCAGCAGATGTGGCACAGGAGGGCACAACAAGATCACATGCCAGAGGCCTATAGGATGA
- the LOC106409096 gene encoding nifU-like protein 4, mitochondrial has translation MKGIARIVNSLSRLGGREIISRGSSSSSSSLLLVSRRSLFISAATHFPTNSRDLTSSSRSSSLLPQKWAFLGGGQRRTMFIQTQSTPNPSSLMFYPGKPVMEVGSADFPNVRSALGSPLAKSIYSIDGVVRVFFGSDFVTVTKSDDVSWDILKPEIFAAVMDFYSSGQPLFLDSQAAAAKDTAINDDDSETVAMIKELLETRIRPAVQDDGGDIEYCGFDPESGIVKLRMQGACSGCPSSSVTLKSGIENMLMHYVPEVKGVEQEFDGEEEEGTLSGEVRE, from the exons ATGAAAGGGATTGCGAGGATTGTGAATTCTCTTTCTCGACTCGGTGGTCGTGAGATCATTTCTAGAGGAAGTAGTTCTTCGTCTTCGTCTCTTCTTCTGGTATCTCGTCGCTCGCTCTTCATCTCGGCGGCAACGCACTTTCCCACCAATTCACGTGATCTCACCTCCTCTTCGAGATCTTCTTCTTTACTTCCTCAGAAATGGGCTTTCCTCGGAG GGGGGCAGAGAAGGACGATGTTTATCCAAACACAATCCACTCCCAATCCTTCTTCTCTCATGTTTTATCCTGGCAAACCAGTCATGGAGGTTGGAAGTGCTGATTTCCCTAACGTTCGTTCAGCTCTAGGCTCACCATTAGCCAAGTCCATTTACTCCATTGACG GTGTGGTTCGAGTTTTCTTTGGGTCTGATTTCGTCACTGTGACAAAGTCTGATGATGTATCGTGGGATATCCTCAAGCCTGAGATCTTTGCAGCTGTCATGGATTTCTACTCCTCTGGCCAGCCTTTGTTTCTCGACTCACAAGCTGCTGCTGCCAAGGACACTGCCATCAACGAC GATGACTCTGAAACCGTGGCAATGATCAAGGAACTCTTAGAAACTCGCATCAGACCAGCAGTCCAAGATGATGGTGGGGACATTGAGTATTGTGGGTTTGATCC TGAAAGCGGAATAGTGAAGTTGAGGATGCAAGGAGCTTGTAGCGGTTGTCCAAGCTCATCTGTTACTTTGAAATCTGGAATAGAAAACATGCTGATGCATTATGTACCCGAG GTGAAAGGTGTAGAACAAGAGTTCGATGGGGAAGAAGAGGAGGGAACGTTGTCGGGAGAGGTGAGAGAGTAG
- the LOC106451877 gene encoding organelle RRM domain-containing protein 1, chloroplastic-like isoform X2, which yields MEAFIASASFFLPFSNSPSLTLNNPSSSFSPNIKFGTFRKNYISFSSHLVYSSSAVSAPSSSTTLSQNTYWMVVLDKPPQGVSSKSDIVDYYVEILAKVLGNEKDAQMSIYDASFDTHFGFCCHIDEDASRQLARLPGVLSVRPEAGYSSGNKNYGIGNQTGVSLFDHGTVKHWMVRIDKPGVGIVTKAQMVDHCVQLLSKVLWNEKDAQMCLYHVSWKSKFGFCCDLDETCAEELAGVPGVLAVVPDNKFESLNKDYEGDNSTQEDSRESSESPPVKTKKLFITGLSFYTSEKTLRAAFEGFGELVEVKIIMDKISKRSKGYAFIEYTTEEAASVALEEMNGKIINGWMIVVDVAKTKPFRHKRRETSSEL from the exons ATGGAAGCTTTTATTGCTTCCGCTTCCTTCTTCCTCCCCTTCTCCAACTCTCCTTCACTCACTCTCAATAACCCTTCGTCTTCTTTTTCTCCCAACATAAAGTTTGGAACTTTTCGTAAGAATTATATCTCTTTCTCATCACATCTTGTATACTCCTCCTCTGCAGTATCCGCACCGTCTTCTTCTACTACTCTCTCCCAAAACACCTATTGGATGGTGGTATTGGATAAACCTCCACAAGGGGTTTCTTCAAAATCCGATATTGTAGATTACTATGTCGAGATTCTTGCGAAAGTGCTGGGCAA CGAAAAGGATGCGCAGATGAGTATATATGATGCTTCCTTTGATACCCATTTCGGGTTTTGCTGTCATATCGACGAAGATGCTTCACGCCAGCTCGCTC GCTTGCCTGGAGTGCTATCTGTTAGACCTGAAGCTGGTTACAGTTCAGGGAATAAGAATTATGGCATTGGGAACCAGACTGGTGTTTCCTTGTTTGATCACGGGACAGTGAAACATTGGATGGTCCGGATAGACAAGCCAGGAGTTGGGATTGTTACTAAAGCACAGATGGTTGATCATTGTGTTCAACTACTATCCAAGGTTTTGTGGAA TGAAAAAGATGCACAGATGTGTCTTTATCATGTTTCTTGGAAGTCCAAATTCGGTTTTTGTTGTGATCTCGATGAAACATGCGCCGAGGAGTTAGCTG GTGTACCTGGTGTTCTTGCTGTTGTTCCGGATAACAAGTTCGAGTCACTAAACAAAGACTATGAAG gCGATAATAGTACACAAGAAGATTCAAGAGAAAGTTCAGAGTCTCCTCCTGttaagacgaagaagctgtttaTAACTG GACTGTCTTTCTACACATCTGAGAAGACATTGCGCGCTGCATTTGAAGGATTTGGTGAACTAGTGGAAG TCAAAATCATTATGGATAAGATATCAAAGAGATCAAAAGGTTACGCCTTTATAGAGTACACAACAGAGGAAGCTGCCAGCGTTGCACTAGAAGAGATGAATGGAAAG ATTATAAACGGGTGGATGATAGTAGTAGATGTGGCCAAGACCAAACCTTTCAGACACAAGAGAAGAGAGACGAGTTCTGAGTTGTAG
- the LOC106451877 gene encoding organelle RRM domain-containing protein 1, chloroplastic-like isoform X1, whose translation MEAFIASASFFLPFSNSPSLTLNNPSSSFSPNIKFGTFRKNYISFSSHLVYSSSAVSAPSSSTTLSQNTYWMVVLDKPPQGVSSKSDIVDYYVEILAKVLGNSEKDAQMSIYDASFDTHFGFCCHIDEDASRQLARLPGVLSVRPEAGYSSGNKNYGIGNQTGVSLFDHGTVKHWMVRIDKPGVGIVTKAQMVDHCVQLLSKVLWNEKDAQMCLYHVSWKSKFGFCCDLDETCAEELAGVPGVLAVVPDNKFESLNKDYEGDNSTQEDSRESSESPPVKTKKLFITGLSFYTSEKTLRAAFEGFGELVEVKIIMDKISKRSKGYAFIEYTTEEAASVALEEMNGKIINGWMIVVDVAKTKPFRHKRRETSSEL comes from the exons ATGGAAGCTTTTATTGCTTCCGCTTCCTTCTTCCTCCCCTTCTCCAACTCTCCTTCACTCACTCTCAATAACCCTTCGTCTTCTTTTTCTCCCAACATAAAGTTTGGAACTTTTCGTAAGAATTATATCTCTTTCTCATCACATCTTGTATACTCCTCCTCTGCAGTATCCGCACCGTCTTCTTCTACTACTCTCTCCCAAAACACCTATTGGATGGTGGTATTGGATAAACCTCCACAAGGGGTTTCTTCAAAATCCGATATTGTAGATTACTATGTCGAGATTCTTGCGAAAGTGCTGGGCAA CAGCGAAAAGGATGCGCAGATGAGTATATATGATGCTTCCTTTGATACCCATTTCGGGTTTTGCTGTCATATCGACGAAGATGCTTCACGCCAGCTCGCTC GCTTGCCTGGAGTGCTATCTGTTAGACCTGAAGCTGGTTACAGTTCAGGGAATAAGAATTATGGCATTGGGAACCAGACTGGTGTTTCCTTGTTTGATCACGGGACAGTGAAACATTGGATGGTCCGGATAGACAAGCCAGGAGTTGGGATTGTTACTAAAGCACAGATGGTTGATCATTGTGTTCAACTACTATCCAAGGTTTTGTGGAA TGAAAAAGATGCACAGATGTGTCTTTATCATGTTTCTTGGAAGTCCAAATTCGGTTTTTGTTGTGATCTCGATGAAACATGCGCCGAGGAGTTAGCTG GTGTACCTGGTGTTCTTGCTGTTGTTCCGGATAACAAGTTCGAGTCACTAAACAAAGACTATGAAG gCGATAATAGTACACAAGAAGATTCAAGAGAAAGTTCAGAGTCTCCTCCTGttaagacgaagaagctgtttaTAACTG GACTGTCTTTCTACACATCTGAGAAGACATTGCGCGCTGCATTTGAAGGATTTGGTGAACTAGTGGAAG TCAAAATCATTATGGATAAGATATCAAAGAGATCAAAAGGTTACGCCTTTATAGAGTACACAACAGAGGAAGCTGCCAGCGTTGCACTAGAAGAGATGAATGGAAAG ATTATAAACGGGTGGATGATAGTAGTAGATGTGGCCAAGACCAAACCTTTCAGACACAAGAGAAGAGAGACGAGTTCTGAGTTGTAG
- the LOC125608810 gene encoding uncharacterized protein LOC125608810 isoform X2 has protein sequence MKKHAGAEKKRVKRSLGSASSTARDSGSDPPARQGVKKDVFQLFAEKVRDNKGLESRWAVMEEARVEYFRGKDFVSFLKNHPECKEILEEDKDLDAEDIANVLLGKNLLVRCDRVTKTLRPGKKKLSTWPAHLEIFREDQGFSETDAFFAWTFEKRHPLWQTLLSFFWPVLTLAICLFPVYPHRCKLIVLYSCAGILLMILSLLFVRAVAFGAMWILLGKRVWFFPNILAEEATLKELFRFWPKKDEEEPPKWTSRLFYTVVAVVVVMLLRRHAPDEAARARYQRRMSNIIDDVLEWSPKLALSGLMENQPPVNITEAANNSSDAAAGPDHTEDADLDETQDEEEAEDLANSDIKT, from the exons ATGAAGAAGCATGCCGGAGCCGAGAAGAAGAGGGTTAAACGATCGTTAGGATCTGCATCCTCCACCGCTAGAGATTCCGGTTCCGATCCTCCAGCTAGG CAAGGTGTGAAGAAGGATGTGTTTCAGTTGTTTGCTGAGAAAGTTAGAGACAACAAGGGGTTGGAATCGAGATGGGCTGTTATGGAGGAAGCACGTGTCGAATACTTCAGAGGCAAAGACTTCGTGAGCTTCTTGAAGAATCACCCCGAGTGTAAAGAGATtcttgaagaagataaagaccTTGACGCTGAAGATATCGCCAATGTGTTGTTGGGGAAGAACCTTCTTGTCCGTTGTGATCGTGTTACTAAAACTCTTCGTCCCGGGAAGAAAAAGCTGTCTACTTGGCCTGCTCATCTGGAGATCTTCCGT GAAGATCAAGGTTTCTCTGAAACTGATGCATTTTTTGCATGGACGTTTGAGAAAAGGCATCCGCTCTGGCAAACGCTTTTGTCCTTCTTCTGGCCTGTATTGACTCTCGCTATTTGTTTGTTTCCTGTGTACCCCCACCGTTGCAAACTCATTGTTCTCTACTCTTGTGCTGGCATTCTTTTGATGATTCTCTCCTTGCTTTTCG TGAGAGCAGTTGCTTTTGGTGCTATGTGGATACTTCTTGGAAAGCGTGTCTGGTTCTTCCCCAACATTCTTGCGGAGGAAGCCACATTGAAGGAACTGTTCCGTTTCTGGCCAAAGAAAGACGAGGAAGAACCTCCCAAGTGGACATCTCGACTTTTCTACACAGTAGTGGCTGTTGTTGTTGTCATGCTTCTCAGGCGCCATGCCCCTGATGAGGCTGCTCGGGCCAG GTACCAAAGAAGGATGTCAAACATCATTGATGATGTCCTTGAGTGGTCACCAAAGCTAGCACTCTCTGGTTTGATGGAGAATCAGCCACCTGTGAACATCACAGAGGCGGCTAACAACTCCTCAGATGCAGCAGCAGGTCCCGACCATACTGAAGATGCTGATCTAGACGAAACTCAAGACGAGGAGGAAGCTGAAGACTTGGCCAACTCggatataaaaacataa
- the LOC125608810 gene encoding uncharacterized protein LOC125608810 isoform X1 gives MKKHAGAEKKRVKRSLGSASSTARDSGSDPPARKQGVKKDVFQLFAEKVRDNKGLESRWAVMEEARVEYFRGKDFVSFLKNHPECKEILEEDKDLDAEDIANVLLGKNLLVRCDRVTKTLRPGKKKLSTWPAHLEIFREDQGFSETDAFFAWTFEKRHPLWQTLLSFFWPVLTLAICLFPVYPHRCKLIVLYSCAGILLMILSLLFVRAVAFGAMWILLGKRVWFFPNILAEEATLKELFRFWPKKDEEEPPKWTSRLFYTVVAVVVVMLLRRHAPDEAARARYQRRMSNIIDDVLEWSPKLALSGLMENQPPVNITEAANNSSDAAAGPDHTEDADLDETQDEEEAEDLANSDIKT, from the exons ATGAAGAAGCATGCCGGAGCCGAGAAGAAGAGGGTTAAACGATCGTTAGGATCTGCATCCTCCACCGCTAGAGATTCCGGTTCCGATCCTCCAGCTAGG AAGCAAGGTGTGAAGAAGGATGTGTTTCAGTTGTTTGCTGAGAAAGTTAGAGACAACAAGGGGTTGGAATCGAGATGGGCTGTTATGGAGGAAGCACGTGTCGAATACTTCAGAGGCAAAGACTTCGTGAGCTTCTTGAAGAATCACCCCGAGTGTAAAGAGATtcttgaagaagataaagaccTTGACGCTGAAGATATCGCCAATGTGTTGTTGGGGAAGAACCTTCTTGTCCGTTGTGATCGTGTTACTAAAACTCTTCGTCCCGGGAAGAAAAAGCTGTCTACTTGGCCTGCTCATCTGGAGATCTTCCGT GAAGATCAAGGTTTCTCTGAAACTGATGCATTTTTTGCATGGACGTTTGAGAAAAGGCATCCGCTCTGGCAAACGCTTTTGTCCTTCTTCTGGCCTGTATTGACTCTCGCTATTTGTTTGTTTCCTGTGTACCCCCACCGTTGCAAACTCATTGTTCTCTACTCTTGTGCTGGCATTCTTTTGATGATTCTCTCCTTGCTTTTCG TGAGAGCAGTTGCTTTTGGTGCTATGTGGATACTTCTTGGAAAGCGTGTCTGGTTCTTCCCCAACATTCTTGCGGAGGAAGCCACATTGAAGGAACTGTTCCGTTTCTGGCCAAAGAAAGACGAGGAAGAACCTCCCAAGTGGACATCTCGACTTTTCTACACAGTAGTGGCTGTTGTTGTTGTCATGCTTCTCAGGCGCCATGCCCCTGATGAGGCTGCTCGGGCCAG GTACCAAAGAAGGATGTCAAACATCATTGATGATGTCCTTGAGTGGTCACCAAAGCTAGCACTCTCTGGTTTGATGGAGAATCAGCCACCTGTGAACATCACAGAGGCGGCTAACAACTCCTCAGATGCAGCAGCAGGTCCCGACCATACTGAAGATGCTGATCTAGACGAAACTCAAGACGAGGAGGAAGCTGAAGACTTGGCCAACTCggatataaaaacataa